AAACTGTTAATGTCAGGTTTGATCCTGCAGTAAATTAAGAAGTTAAAGTTTTTGGGTGGAGATAGGCCTGGATTATACTATCAGAGACTAAATAATGAGTTTACAGGTTGCTCCACAGGTGATAGACCTCCcgttacatttattttcttctgtttgtgtcATATGCAGTATCAGACAAAGTGATACATTTCATGTCATGTTACTGATCTTGTTACCCAgctaattatatatatatatgtggtgtgtgtgtatgcatatataagCTCTCTATAGTAGAGAGGCTTTAAAATTTTGTGGAAATAGTTACTTAATAATATTCTAGTGAGTATATTTAGTATAAGAAAGATATTCCTTTACAGtgacataaaaaataatgaaatttaagatgtttttaagGTCAGAAGAGacaattcctttttgtttgatttggaaGTCTTGATGTTTGTGTGATATATAATGTTGAATTTCTTTGTGAACCTCAGAATACCAGTGTTGACTACAGCATAACTTCTTCAAAGCCTGAAATGATTGCTATCTGATGCTGCAAATGTAATTTTAGGAAGTTTCCAACACCTGTTAATGCTTGAACAGTATTCATTACCTTTCAAACAGTTACTTTTATACAGTCTTACTGTACTCATGTGTATCTGCTACTGGCCAGAAAAATGTTATGACTTTGAATTTTCTCTGGCTTTGGAAAAAAGATATATAAAGATATGGTATACAGTATGTATGTATTCAAACTATTAGCAAATAAGGCCTGGGCATAGGTTTGTTATgtcatctggatttttttcttttgtcttttagttttaaatttaagagaaaatgtcACTTTACGATGACTTGGGAGTTGAGACCAGCGATTCTAAAACAGAAGGCTGGTCCAAGAATTTCAAACTACTACAGTCTCAATTGCAGGTGAAGAAAGCGGCTCTCACACAAGCAAAGGTATAGTCcctttgtatttttgctttctattaTTCAAACTTCGTTTATGTTTAGAGCACTGAGGAAAGTTTGTGACCTTAGAATACTGATTTGGGGTAATTTTGCTAGGATTTGTCTGTGACTTTGTAGCAAGGAGCCTAGCAAAACTGAGGGGGGGGAAAGGTGAGATGTATGGTAAAGGGAgtcttgcaaaattaaaattggaTGAAGAACTGATGTGTGTGCTGTAAACCTCAGATCTTTTAACTGGCAGAGCCAAAAGCTGATCTTCAAATCTAACTTTAAAGTTAATGAgattaagctttttttccttttttttcttaagggtGATATTGTGATTGATAGTTGGCAGTACTGACTGTTGGTCATTCTTAGCATTTTGCATCAGTTGTTATTTACATGTTTGCATCATTTTATGCTTGCTTGTTAAAAGGCTTTCGATGCTAAAGTGCAAATTGTTGTGCATTAGAAATTTTTGCGGAAAGTATTTCCAGTGTAcatggaaaggaggaggagtgcAGGCTAATTCCTTGGGCGTAAACTGTGACAGAGCCACTTTCTGTTCATGTGTGTGTTCTCTGTGGTGTATCGGTTCTAGAATAAGattacttaattaaaaaagtagTAGTAGCATAGATGTTGAAAAGTAGgcacagcattttttccattgGAATTGCTCCTGATTTATGCTGCTAAAATTGAGGGCAGGATTTAGTTGATAATTGGAACAACCTGCATGAATGAAATCTGAATGGCTACTATATTAGATATATTCTTTGTCTACGTAACTAATATGCCGTGTATGCATAGAcgaataaaattagaaaattcaAGAGTTCAGAATAGATTAATACATTTTATCAGATGATAAAATATGAAGAACAGTACATCTTCGGAAGAAGTCTGAGccccttcttaaaaagaaacattcactTCAAACTCATCTGAAGAGATCATgtgaatttttaatgtgttttgtaaACCTAGGACCCATAACGTGTGAATATAAACCTAGGACCATTCAGCTGCCACTGTATGTTCTAgtgcatgcacaagcaaagtCTGATCTCACTTgcttaaaaaacagaaaggtaTGCACTGGTTTCACTGAAGCATTCTTTGAAATATTGCATCAGGTCTGTATTTGTGTAGCAGCTCTTTAACCATAGTTGGCAAGCATCTGTCTCGGAACTAAGCAGCCTTTGCCACCACTAAATCATGACATAAACTTTGTTATCCGCGTCAAGGTTCATTAGAAATGTTGAGAATTACTGTGTGTTGAtaaactgaagagaaatgaTATACTGAGCTTTGCACAGTGAAGAATTTGAAACAGtggttttcattctttaaaaaaaaaaaatggagatacCAGCTGCAAGTatataaaagcagcagctttttagaaaactattttgttatcttttttagacattttgtgttttggtgatttttcagagtcagagaacaaaacaaacaacagtcCTTGCCCCAGTGATTGACCTGAAACGAGGTAGCTCTTCTGATGAGAGACAGATTGTGGACACACCACCTCATGTAGCAGCTGGGTTAAAGGTAAGACCAAGACAGCTAAAAAGTCCAGCTGTTAACAGATATTTTGGAATTGGAATTCTTTGACTGcagtctggttttggtttttttcgTTGTCTTTCCTAGTGGTCAAAGAAGTGatcattttctgaaattgaTTTCCTTTGCTCAGAGGTTCTTTAATTAATGAACTTTATACAGACGTCCATGTGACACAACATGGAATTACCAAGGTTAATGTgtagttaaaataaaacagtgtttCTAGTGTATTTCTCCTGGACAGCTTCAAAGTACTTTGCAAGACAGCAATTTGGTCAGGTAAGTAATGAATGTAATTGTAATTGCACCAGTGTTGGAATGGCACCTGTGTAGCAATTACTTACtccaacttaaaaataaaagaaaagctacctaaccttttaaaatagatttctcATGGTAAGGAATCAAAAGAAACTATCTCCCTGAAACTTTTTCAAAGGTGATGGTTCTGAAATAGTTCCTTCAGATGTGAGAACAGTATGTGCACCTCTGTCGGTATTACATTAATAGCAGATGATGAAAAAGACTGATGAGATTGTGTGGGAGGACCCCTTGCAGATGGTTGCAACAGCAAGATACCTTAATACTTCTAGTAATGAGTTAATGGGTTTTGAAAAATCCTTGTCCATGTtgatttgctgctgctttggtttttggCAGGGGGAGCGCATGGGGGTGATtctttcttcatggaaaaaattGAGATGAGTGAAACGTTAGTTTTTAAGTAAAGCAAAGACTTCTTCTAGTACCAGTGGGATTAGGATATTGCCTGCCACTATAGAAGTTAGGAATAGAGTTTTGTGTTGttgggagagagaaggaagcgTTAAATTCTTCCTGTCCAACTGGATGTTTCAgatctcagctgaaaaaaattcctttttctttttcgAGGATCCTGTACCTAGTGGTTTTTCTGCGGGAGATGTGTTGATTCCTTTGGCAGATGAGTATGATCCCATGTTTCCAAATGACTATGAAAAAGTGGTAAAACGTCAAAGAGAGGAACGACAGAGGCAACGTGAGCTGGAGAGGCAAAAAGAGattgaagaaagagaaaagtaaggCTTTTATTTAAACTCATGACATCTTGACAATTATGTAAAGAATAGACACATCAATTTGTTTAGTTTTATCCCTCTAAACAGTTTCAGGGAATTTCTTAAAGGTTTTGCGAAGAATACTGTTTGCTTGTAGAAACAAACacaatgttttaattattatgtTTCAATACTCTTGCTAAAATTGCTTAACAGTGCAAAAATTATAAGTTTTATCATATTTACAGCCTCTTTGGCTGAAAGACATGTTAAGTTTTTCTacatttactttatttcaaTAGTAGCAGCACTATTTGGGTACTTCATGCATTATCAGACTTTGACCTTGCAAgtattttagattattttttgtcAGTGTAACCTGACTACAGAAGTACCTTTCAACACTCAATGACAAACCagcctttctgcttttaaatgctgCAAACTGATACATGAATGCATTCAATTTTAAAGATGTAGCTAGCACAGCCTTTGAGAGGGAtagtaacattttcttttataatactCTGTATTCAATTCAAGTAAGTTAGTTATGTATTTATTACTCCTTTGTCTCTGGACAAAAGAAAGtactacttatttttaattaccttaatttctttccctgaaataaGACATCTCTGTAATCATATTAAAGAAGTTTAATGCAGATTCAGTGTCCTATTGAAATAGGTGGTAAAACATCTGCCAGCCAGGCTATAAGATTACATTTCCTTGTTTTAAGTGAAATTAATAAGCCAGCTTCATCATGGTATGAATCCTCTAAAGTCTATGGAATTACCAGAGTGATATTCTGTTGCCGTGTTTAGATTGTAGAAATTAGTATTTCTAGTCCTTTGGAGTTCTCTGTCCTTTCCTCGGTTATATCTTTATTGTTCTGGTGGAGGAGGAACGCCTGAGGCTCTGTCATATCAGGCAAGATCTCAGAAATCTGGGCTGTCATTTCAACAGCTTCAGCATTGATTGCTGTTTAGTCATGCTCATAGTTGTTGTATATGTGCCAAGGGGGTAgtctttatatataaacattagagagaggaagtgaaaaatacataatacatTCTGATTTAAAATTGGGGAAACTGTCTCAGCCAAACCTGCATCAGATGTATGCTTTGTGATAACCTGAGTGTTTGAACAGAGTGTACACTTGTTTTAAATTCACCCTGTAGATATTCAGAAATTTTGTCTGGTTCCATAGTAGTGCTATTTTTAGCGTTTTGTAGCACAGTTTTGATGGCTGCGCTGGGAATGAGATGTGATTTATGCTCCAAGCTgtgctttttaactttttgggaaaaatactttttctaaagtattaaaatgaataatttcatGATCACAATAAATAACAGATGAAGGGCAAACAGTTCTTGAAGCATTTCTCAGTTAAATGTTAAAAGTTTTAATAGACTTACCTGAATCTTATTTTAGTTGCCAAGCTAGCTTCTCAATAATCTGATCATttaagcatgatttttttttttaatggattcaGTAAATGATACTACTCTGTATAGCCTGTGATGGTGAATTTAAAAGGGATTCTGTTCAAAGCAGAGTGATTGATTAATCAATTCCATCCAACACCTCTTCCATTGTAGCCATTCAGTTGCTGTAGTCAGTTTGGAGTAGATTTATTCAGATGCTTCCTCATTTCCATACATTCTCCTTGGCCGACTTGCAAGTGGGAAGTGATCTTGCTTTGGATCAtcttatattttacaaaaaatagtCCATGaggataaaagcaaagaaagtgaAAGGTATTTACTTACACCTTCATGGAAAACATTATAAAATGCCAATTAGAGTGTAACAGTATAATTCACACTGCAAAGGTGGTatcacaaaatacagcaaagaatTAACTCTGATGGTTTCTTATCCTAACTTACTGTGTCTCCTAGAAGACGTAAAGACAGGCATGAAGCCAGTGGGTTTTCAAGAAGACCAGATCCAGATTCTGACGAAGATGAAGATTATGAAAGGGAGAGACGAAAAAGAAGTAAGGGAGCTCTTCATGGTTTTGatggggaaagaggagaaaaagagggggggaGTGTTTCACAATCCTGTTCCTGTTTCATGGATTCTATAtttctctgctctcagctgAGAGGTATACTGTTATTTCTGAACCTTTAGAATAAAGCCAGCATTTTTTTACACCATAACTGTTGTAATGCAGAAAACTGTACTTTCTGTGGAGGCAGATAGCAACTAAATTAGTTGTGGAAAGACCTCTTTTTACATTAGTTTCTAGATATCTCTGTTTTAAGTTTCTGCATGGTGTAGGTTCCTGGAAAGAGGTGAGGCGTGAGATAAAATCAACCTATGAGAATCACTGTTGTTCACTATTAAAAGTTACTATTCCTGCATTTGTTATTTGAATGCCCTTAGAACTAGTTAGAAGATGTGGATCTGGGTGATGAGGTATGTCTTtgcacaaacaaaattaaatattactcTCTTTCAGCAACAAAGTTACAGTAAATAATTCAggtctgttattttaaaaaagaaaatttctgacaagggacatttaaaatacttgctgTGCCTTGGAAGTTTGGGACTACATTAGAATATTGCTCATTAAAATATGGAAGGCgctttgtttttactgttttgaaaGTGTAGTTAATATTGAACAGAGtatctttttcatttagtttgAGCAGTTTTAGAACTGAAGGCTTGTTTCACTGTagtctttaaattttaaatcctGTGAAATATGTTTATGATAGACACAGTATATTGTACATCATTGCAGTCTGCTGTTGTCTCCCTCGATGTGCTTTTCATCAATTTCTAGTTCACTGCTGTTGAAACTTCAGACTGCTCTCTTGCTACTTTGCTATTGATAGAGATGTATGTTGAGAATTGGCTGGTAAGGAGCCAGCAACTGTGTTAAGATTCAGTGAAGCTATTCTGAGCAGCAGACCCTAATCATATGATTTTGGCCATAGGTATGGGAGGAGCTGCCATTGCACCACCCACTTCTCTTGttgagaaagacaaagaacGTAAGTACAGAAATCTTGTTCGCTAAAACCTagcagtgttttttttctcactcaACCTTCTAATTGGTTAACTCCTCCTGCCACTCTTCCCATATGGTGGCAGAAGAACCTATACTAGTTCTTTGTTGATGGAGGGCAGCTGTGGGGAACCTGCAATATTACTGTGTTTCACATCTCTGTTCTAAAGGATTCTTTTTGTATTGCTAGAGAAGTGGTTTAGCAAACTGGTCTGGTATAACCATGTTCAGTTACTCATTTCTGATGTGAAACAAGAAATGTTGCAGACAGGTTTCTCTGGGTAGACTAGAAACCTCCACAGCGTGGAGGAGGAATTTTTCCATTACCCTTTGCTTTATGAGGTACTTCACGAATATCTTTTCTGAAGGTGTTGTGCACTACAGGCAGAATTTTATAAGTTTTTGAGGGATATGGTATCCGCTAAAGAGATAGGTGTGCACTAGGGTTTCCCTCAGTGAAGATGGCTTGAAGGTTGCAATTGTCCACTAGATGGCATAATCTTGCTATGAGtataaaaattccttttttttttttgcatgtctaATTGccttaaattttttaaatagtgaacAATATGTTgtgtacattaaaaatattaaggaaaaaaagaatcctatGCACACAAAATTTTCTTGGCAGTCCTGgctttatttttgagaaaattcaaattttaaaaaaaatgaagcttggAGGAGTAAGTGAATGATATAATAGTGAAAGCATTTGAAGTGTGTaaacattaaaaccagaaagagatTGTTTTGAGTAAATAATTAAGAGCAATTGAGCAGTGTCAAGGAAAAGTAAATATAGGCTGGAAATGTTAGAAATATCCTGAGGAGGAGAGCTTTCAAAATGCAACATGATCTCACAAGGAAACCTTTGTAGACCTTGTTACTTGATGCTCAAAGCTAGGCTGGAAAAACCTGAGAAAATATTGCTGTAGCAGAAGTCCCCATGTCCAGTCCCTTTGCTGCTTAAAtagggattcttttttttcctcgtATGAccgaaaaaaaagaaaaaccttttcccCAAACTTCACATATGACATTTTATTTGGTAAGATACAAGCACTGGTtcacaagaaaataatctaaaattaaGTCAGTTTAAAAGTCCTTAAGGACATTCAAAAGTGTATTCTGCATATTTCCTTTAGTGTTcagtaggcttttttttttaaatgttgccaTTTGACTTGTCAGTGGAAGGTAGTTTAATAATCTAATCAGTATGATTGAGATATGTATGTCTATATATAGATACAGATTTCTCAATATTTCCATCTCCCAGGAAAAGTTTCAGTTCAGAAATTATCAGTGAGATCTCTTAAGAATGTGTAAATACTTTGCTTTGAGTTGCATTCTTCCGTTTTAGTGGActgatttctcttttgtgtAAATGtacagtgtaattttttttacagtcctCAGGCCCGAAGCTGTGTGCATTGATCCATTTTTGTCATAATTCTGGTCCTGATGAATGGGGCTGTTAAGTTTGCTTGCCCTCTGTCTGGATAAACTCATTGTAGTGCTGGTGGCCTCTTAACgtttcttttctccatttgaTAAGAGGTTAATAAATGCATTATAGACCTGTGGATACAAATCCATTGTATATCCAATGAGGAAAATCCAGAATAATTCAGATCTTGTTTCTGAGAGGGGGTGAGGTTAAAGCAGCATGTGCTAAGGAAACATTCTTCTGCTTTGGATTTATGTGGAAcgcttttttttgtaatttgttagtattaaagcagaaaaaaatacaattagcAGATGAGGAGCTGTCTGTAAATGAGTTAGATTGAAGACATAATACTCAAGTGTTCATAACAAGTAGGTAGTTCATGCAAAGTATTTTAGTGAAGAAGCAAATGtctcttttcttcagctgtagcATCATTTCCATTTGAAGAGGACTCGAGACCTCGGGCACCGTCTTCCAAAGCAGCTATTCCTCCTCCAGTGTATGATGAGCCAGAAAGACCTCGTTCCCCCACGGGACCTAGCAACTCTTTCCTTGCTAACATGGGGTAAATGATTGACTTATGCAcgttttgtggaaaaaaaaaaaaaaaggtggaatcCAAAAGTTAAAATAGTTTGTCAGTAGAGAAGAACACAACCCATTGCATGTATGTGGTTAGTCTGGGTGCATGTAGTTGTAACTGGCAGgatacagaaaaagcagtggATTTATTTGATCAAGAGAAATGCGTTTGAGGTGGTTGCATTCAAGGCAGTGCTTTTAAACGAGTTCTGAAGCCACATTCCGGTATAAAGTGTTTATGGCTTCTACAAGCCAAGCTAATGTAGTATGCAGGAAAACACAGATGGCATGTTAGTTCCTCTaggtttcttttccagttttgtcTTCTATTTGCTACGTACCAGTGAGCAAGtaatttcagctctgctttgttttttcaaaattgaaagCATATTTGCATGAATGTGGCAGCTGTGGCTGCAAATCTGTCCGTTTACTTTCCTGCCTTGGATTAGCATTGTGTGTAATGCTTGTGTCACTACTGTGGTAACAAAGTGAAGTTGAATTTATAGTTAAAAATTACTTAGAGACCTCATTTGAAACGTGTAGTGGTTTGCTATGGCCCTCTTATCAATCACATCGGGTGTTGTGGAAATGAAGCCACAGTGTAGTCAAAACTGGTATCCAGGAGGAACACAGACTGAAAGTGTAGTGTATTACATTGTTAcactgcatttccattttggacacaatttttcatgcttttctttttatagtaatgtgtttttttaaaaaaaacactgtCAGAAAAAGGATAACCACCTCTAGTTAGCAATATGCCGGGACCTTCACTTCACTAtagaaaatgctaaaaatatgaCCTGACTGACTGTGACGCACAATTGGCTACTGTTTATTCTGTGACTTAGTGTTTTAACCTTTCAGCATTACATAGCTGGactttttggcctttttttaatgtgtctcTTTATATATACTAAAATTCTACTATATATTCTAAACATACTATACTTTCATATAGTATGTTTAGAAAATAGTCTTGTAGTCACTGGTCCTGCATTTTCTGCGTAGTCTTACGTGCCTGTTGGTACAATAGGGGTGACTAA
This sequence is a window from Balearica regulorum gibbericeps isolate bBalReg1 chromosome 1, bBalReg1.pri, whole genome shotgun sequence. Protein-coding genes within it:
- the RBM17 gene encoding splicing factor 45 isoform X1 translates to MSLYDDLGVETSDSKTEGWSKNFKLLQSQLQVKKAALTQAKSQRTKQTTVLAPVIDLKRGSSSDERQIVDTPPHVAAGLKDPVPSGFSAGDVLIPLADEYDPMFPNDYEKVVKRQREERQRQRELERQKEIEEREKRRKDRHEASGFSRRPDPDSDEDEDYERERRKRSMGGAAIAPPTSLVEKDKEPVASFPFEEDSRPRAPSSKAAIPPPVYDEPERPRSPTGPSNSFLANMGGTVAHKIMQKYGFREGQGLGKHEQGLSTALSVEKTSKRGGKIIVGESTEKAETGKKADSNPLTEILKCPTKVVLLRNMVGAGEVDEDLEVETKEECEKYGKVGKCVIFEIPGAPDDEAVRIFLEFERVESAIKAVVDLNGRYFGGRVVKACFYNLDKFRVLDLAEQV
- the RBM17 gene encoding splicing factor 45 isoform X2 is translated as MSLYDDLGVETSDSKTEGWSKNFKLLQSQLQVKKAALTQAKSQRTKQTTVLAPVIDLKRGSSSDERQIVDTPPHVAAGLKDPVPSGFSAGDVLIPLADEYDPMFPNDYEKVVKRQREERQRQRELERQKEIEEREKRRKDRHEASGFSRRPDPDSDEDEDYERERRKRSMGGAAIAPPTSLVEKDKEPVASFPFEEDSRPRAPSSKAAIPPPVYDEPERPRSPTGPSNSFLANMGGTVAHKIMQKYGFREGQGLGKHEQGLSTALSVEKTSKRGGKIIVGESTEKETGKKADSNPLTEILKCPTKVVLLRNMVGAGEVDEDLEVETKEECEKYGKVGKCVIFEIPGAPDDEAVRIFLEFERVESAIKAVVDLNGRYFGGRVVKACFYNLDKFRVLDLAEQV